A genome region from bacterium includes the following:
- a CDS encoding pyridoxal-phosphate dependent enzyme, with product MIDLTVDEATLEVVAVHTRDRGVRVPTLAQMRDPGLIPSDVREGLEDIGLWDLHPLNLFRITWHNQPVSRGGGFGGVNYVEWPSELTGVDARIISLIGKWFPTGAHKVGAAFGCLVPRLVTGQFDPGSQKAVWPSTGNYCRGGAYDSNLLGCESIAILPEGMSRERFEWLQTVAGEIIKTPGSESNVKEIFDKCNELAASGEDLVIFNQFDEFGNYLWHVSVTGPAVEEVLAEVMGEGDRYRGFAVTTGSAGTIAAGDYLKQRFPGSVIAGGEAIQCPTMLLNGFGEHRIEGIGDKHIPWVHNVKNTDFAIGLDDEAAMSLTRLFNEAAGQEYLVSRGVDPDVIEGLPLLGISGAANLLSAIKLAKYYEMTGRDIVVTIATDSMDMYRSRLHELSEDRGTFTTHDAVAAYHRHLLGTSTEHVHELGYYDRKRIHNLKYYTWVEQQGKTYEEIQAQWYDDDYWTGIQALADPIDRLIAEFNSLTGLG from the coding sequence ATGATCGATCTGACAGTTGATGAGGCCACCCTCGAGGTGGTGGCCGTCCACACCCGGGACCGCGGGGTGCGCGTACCCACCCTCGCGCAGATGCGGGATCCGGGTCTGATCCCCTCCGACGTCCGTGAGGGGCTCGAGGACATCGGGCTGTGGGATCTCCACCCGCTCAACCTCTTCCGGATCACCTGGCACAACCAGCCCGTCTCCCGCGGGGGAGGCTTCGGCGGGGTGAACTACGTGGAGTGGCCCTCCGAGTTGACCGGCGTCGACGCCCGGATCATCTCCCTGATCGGCAAATGGTTCCCCACGGGTGCACACAAGGTGGGCGCCGCCTTCGGGTGTCTCGTGCCCCGCCTGGTCACCGGCCAGTTCGACCCCGGATCCCAGAAGGCCGTCTGGCCCTCCACCGGGAACTACTGCCGGGGAGGCGCCTACGACTCCAACCTCCTGGGTTGCGAGTCGATCGCGATCCTCCCGGAGGGCATGAGCCGGGAGCGTTTCGAGTGGCTGCAGACAGTGGCGGGGGAGATCATCAAGACCCCCGGTTCCGAGTCGAACGTCAAGGAGATCTTCGACAAGTGCAACGAGTTGGCCGCGTCGGGCGAGGACCTGGTGATCTTCAACCAGTTCGACGAGTTCGGCAACTACCTGTGGCACGTGTCGGTGACCGGCCCCGCCGTGGAGGAGGTGCTGGCCGAGGTGATGGGGGAGGGGGACCGGTACCGCGGCTTCGCGGTGACCACCGGCTCGGCGGGGACCATCGCCGCCGGCGACTACCTCAAGCAACGCTTCCCCGGCTCGGTCATCGCCGGTGGGGAGGCCATCCAGTGCCCGACCATGCTGCTCAACGGCTTCGGGGAGCACCGGATCGAGGGCATCGGTGACAAGCACATCCCCTGGGTCCACAACGTCAAGAACACCGACTTCGCCATCGGACTGGACGACGAGGCCGCCATGTCGCTGACCCGCCTGTTCAACGAGGCGGCAGGCCAGGAGTACCTGGTGTCCCGAGGAGTCGATCCCGACGTCATCGAAGGCCTCCCCCTGCTCGGCATCTCCGGCGCCGCCAACCTGCTGTCCGCCATCAAGCTGGCCAAGTACTACGAGATGACCGGCCGGGACATCGTGGTGACGATCGCAACCGACTCGATGGACATGTACCGGAGCCGGCTCCACGAGTTGAGCGAGGACCGGGGCACGTTCACCACGCACGACGCGGTGGCCGCCTACCACCGGCACCTGTTGGGGACGTCCACGGAGCACGTCCACGAGCTCGGCTACTACGACCGCAAGCGCATCCACAACCTCAAGTACTACACCTGGGTGGAGCAGCAGGGCAAGACCTACGAGGAGATCCAGGCCCAGTGGTACGACGACGACTACTGGACCGGCATCCAGGCCCTCGCCGACCCGATCGACCGACTCATAGCGGAGTTCAACTCGCTGACCGGCCTGGGCTGA
- a CDS encoding type II toxin-antitoxin system Phd/YefM family antitoxin, translated as MAESRPLSSERSVPAGEFKAHCLRLMDEVQETGTAIVVTKHRRPVVRVSPFREERPRLVGSCQGQLRIIADIDDYPAIPLDDWDMIDDRGGSGTGDPV; from the coding sequence ATGGCCGAATCACGCCCCCTCTCATCGGAACGCTCGGTGCCCGCAGGGGAATTCAAGGCGCATTGCCTGCGTCTCATGGATGAGGTGCAGGAGACGGGAACAGCGATCGTCGTCACAAAGCACCGGCGACCGGTTGTGAGGGTCAGCCCGTTCCGCGAGGAGCGTCCCCGGTTGGTCGGATCGTGCCAGGGTCAACTGCGGATCATCGCCGACATCGACGACTACCCGGCAATTCCCCTGGACGATTGGGACATGATCGATGACCGTGGCGGATCCGGGACCGGCGATCCGGTCTGA
- a CDS encoding type II toxin-antitoxin system VapC family toxin has product MNLLLDTSVLLRLTIASDEISESFMQVVESGLEHGSVAVSTMTFVETTRLHHHGRIDLGCHPGVWRRDRLRSGLREIPIGGEIAVESVLLMNTGFHNDPADQLIVATAMLAGLRLATTDRKIIDWAHRTRLVPLLDPRVVPAAEGPRQQTNKG; this is encoded by the coding sequence GTGAACCTGCTGCTGGACACCAGTGTCCTGCTCCGGCTCACGATTGCCAGTGACGAGATCAGCGAGTCGTTCATGCAAGTGGTCGAGTCCGGTCTTGAACACGGCAGCGTCGCGGTATCCACTATGACGTTCGTGGAGACCACGCGCCTGCACCATCACGGGCGGATCGATCTGGGATGCCATCCCGGCGTCTGGCGTCGCGACAGGCTCCGATCAGGACTGCGCGAGATCCCGATCGGCGGCGAGATAGCCGTCGAGTCGGTATTGCTGATGAACACCGGATTCCACAACGACCCTGCGGATCAACTGATCGTTGCCACGGCCATGCTCGCGGGGTTGCGTCTTGCCACGACGGACCGAAAGATCATCGACTGGGCCCACCGGACCCGGCTTGTCCCGCTACTCGACCCGAGAGTCGTGCCGGCGGCTGAGGGTCCGAGGCAGCAGACCAACAAGGGCTAG
- a CDS encoding alpha/beta hydrolase, translating into MNLLPGVEAQSITTSRLRTHYYRSGPPDGIPVVMIHGNLSTGRFYEHLWGDAPDRCLFVAPDMRSFGRSDPAPIDATRGLDDWADDTWALVEALGIDTPPHLVGWSTGGAAIASYAMRHPAASLTFIDPVSPFGFGGTHRDGTPCYPDWAGTGGGTGNPDYTQRLASGDRTSETPVSPRSVMNAAYWSTEFSLPAEREDILLDEVLLTVSGDDGYPGDLTPSDNWPMIAPGTRGILNALSGKYCNWADLPDLDPKPPVLWTHGSNDLVVADGSVWEMGTLGQMEVIPGWPGLDVFPPQPMVTQIRDVLERYAANGGRVEMEMLEGSGHGPHIDAADRWSEIFFTFLGSI; encoded by the coding sequence ATGAACCTGCTGCCGGGCGTGGAAGCCCAATCGATCACCACCAGCCGGCTCCGCACCCACTACTACCGATCCGGACCGCCCGACGGCATCCCGGTCGTGATGATCCACGGGAACCTGTCGACCGGGCGCTTCTACGAGCACCTGTGGGGCGACGCACCCGACCGGTGCCTCTTCGTAGCCCCCGACATGCGCTCATTCGGACGGTCCGACCCGGCCCCCATCGACGCCACCCGCGGGCTTGACGACTGGGCAGACGACACGTGGGCGCTGGTCGAGGCCCTGGGGATCGACACCCCTCCCCACCTGGTGGGATGGTCGACCGGCGGAGCCGCCATCGCTTCCTACGCCATGCGCCATCCGGCCGCCTCCCTGACCTTCATCGACCCGGTGTCGCCCTTCGGCTTCGGAGGCACCCACCGGGACGGCACCCCCTGCTACCCGGACTGGGCCGGCACGGGCGGCGGGACCGGCAATCCCGACTACACCCAGCGGCTGGCCTCCGGGGACCGAACCTCCGAGACACCGGTCTCGCCCCGTAGTGTGATGAACGCCGCCTACTGGTCGACCGAGTTCAGCCTTCCGGCGGAACGGGAGGATATCCTGCTGGACGAGGTGCTGCTGACCGTCTCCGGAGACGACGGTTATCCCGGAGACCTGACACCCTCGGACAACTGGCCGATGATCGCCCCCGGCACCCGGGGAATACTCAACGCGCTGTCCGGCAAGTACTGCAACTGGGCGGACCTGCCCGACCTGGATCCCAAGCCACCGGTGCTCTGGACCCACGGTTCCAACGACCTGGTGGTGGCCGACGGTTCCGTCTGGGAGATGGGCACCCTCGGCCAGATGGAGGTCATCCCCGGTTGGCCCGGCCTGGACGTGTTCCCGCCCCAGCCCATGGTCACCCAGATCAGGGACGTGCTGGAACGCTACGCCGCCAACGGAGGACGGGTCGAGATGGAGATGCTCGAAGGTTCCGGCCACGGCCCCCACATCGACGCCGCCGATCGCTGGTCGGAGATCTTCTTCACCTTCCTGGGATCCATCTAG
- a CDS encoding pyridoxamine 5'-phosphate oxidase: protein MEDVRRFVRADQGLAVVSFARPDGSVHSSLVNAGVMDHPVTGVESVALVVRGNTVKLRHWRHTPRATILFKSGWSWIGMEGVTTIIGPDDHLDGFDPARVPQLLRDVFTAAGGTHEDWDEYDRVMAAEHRTAVFIEPARITGSG from the coding sequence ATGGAGGACGTCCGGCGCTTCGTCAGGGCGGATCAGGGTCTGGCCGTGGTCTCCTTCGCCCGGCCGGACGGCTCGGTGCACTCGTCCCTGGTGAATGCAGGAGTGATGGATCATCCTGTCACCGGAGTGGAATCGGTGGCCCTGGTGGTGCGGGGCAACACGGTCAAGCTCCGCCACTGGCGCCACACCCCGAGGGCCACGATCCTGTTCAAATCGGGTTGGTCGTGGATCGGCATGGAGGGCGTCACCACCATCATCGGCCCTGACGACCACCTCGACGGCTTCGACCCGGCACGGGTTCCCCAGCTGCTGAGGGACGTGTTCACGGCTGCGGGCGGCACCCACGAGGACTGGGACGAGTACGACCGGGTGATGGCCGCCGAACACCGCACCGCCGTCTTCATCGAACCCGCCCGGATAACCGGGTCAGGCTGA
- a CDS encoding 4Fe-4S dicluster domain-containing protein, whose amino-acid sequence MTEAHEPLTPFSLSDLLARISHEWESRHRIYDLPTARFFNVSKGPDISIDFLGRPAATPVGPAAGPHSQMAQNIVLSWLGGSRLMELKTVQIMDELEIGRPCIDMETIGYNIEWSQELKIPQSLEEYVKAWMIIEMLRRWDEVTPLLGTDTGPLIFDLSVGYDLAGISTDRVAWFIDSMMDAREEIERLRPQIGGEFARFRDMDFPARIADTVTLSTFHGCPPDEIESITKHLITRHGLDVIVKLNPTLLGFERVKEIVTETLGYDTTVLRKEDFDNDLQFPRGLELIGQLNTFAADHGRRFGIKLTNTLVVENTKGFMPDNTMYLSGPPLHVVSTTLLGELHKALPGMLRVDGQDGPVQVSFSAGITKENLPAAAGLGLAPLTVCSDLLKPGGYGRLAPMLKALWKAMDRVGAGSLPDWQAHQAELADGQGAVSSYIATLHNPATNRKYTLAGNSKLPRSVDHELQMWGCVACNFCVTVCPNDAFFRIPTPDELDATGLQQYLVLTELCNECGNCMVFCPEIGDPAVIKPRLFIDPDRFEAETDQAFLIHQDPDGYWVQPNAAAADHTGDLLLLLNGEEGFVLPPSAKPWTEDPERADLYQTEQPA is encoded by the coding sequence ATGACCGAGGCCCACGAGCCCCTCACGCCCTTCAGCCTGTCCGACCTCCTGGCCCGGATCAGCCACGAGTGGGAGAGCCGGCACCGTATCTACGACCTGCCGACGGCCCGATTCTTCAACGTGTCGAAGGGCCCCGACATATCGATCGACTTCCTGGGACGGCCGGCGGCGACTCCGGTCGGCCCGGCGGCCGGGCCGCACAGCCAGATGGCCCAGAACATCGTGCTGTCCTGGTTGGGAGGCTCCCGGCTCATGGAGCTCAAGACCGTCCAGATCATGGACGAACTCGAGATCGGGCGGCCATGCATCGACATGGAGACCATCGGCTACAACATCGAGTGGAGCCAGGAGCTCAAGATCCCCCAGTCGCTCGAGGAGTACGTCAAGGCCTGGATGATCATCGAGATGCTGCGCCGCTGGGACGAGGTCACCCCCCTCCTGGGTACGGATACCGGACCGCTCATCTTCGACCTCTCGGTGGGTTACGACCTGGCCGGCATATCCACCGACCGGGTGGCCTGGTTCATCGACTCGATGATGGACGCCCGGGAGGAGATCGAGCGGCTCCGGCCCCAGATCGGAGGGGAGTTCGCCCGGTTCCGCGACATGGACTTCCCCGCCCGGATCGCCGACACCGTCACCCTATCCACCTTCCACGGCTGCCCTCCCGACGAGATCGAGTCGATCACCAAGCACCTGATCACCCGGCACGGGCTGGACGTCATCGTCAAGCTCAACCCCACCCTCCTGGGCTTCGAACGGGTGAAGGAGATCGTCACCGAGACCCTGGGCTACGACACGACGGTGCTCCGCAAGGAGGACTTCGACAACGATCTGCAGTTCCCCCGGGGGCTCGAACTGATCGGCCAGCTCAACACGTTCGCGGCCGATCACGGGCGCCGATTCGGGATCAAGCTCACCAACACGCTGGTGGTCGAGAACACCAAGGGCTTCATGCCCGACAACACCATGTACCTGTCGGGACCGCCCCTCCACGTGGTCTCCACCACCCTCCTGGGAGAGCTCCACAAGGCGTTGCCAGGAATGCTTCGGGTGGACGGCCAGGACGGCCCGGTGCAGGTGTCCTTCTCGGCCGGGATCACCAAGGAGAACCTGCCAGCGGCGGCCGGACTGGGCCTGGCGCCACTGACCGTGTGCTCCGACCTGCTCAAGCCGGGCGGGTACGGGCGCCTTGCCCCGATGTTGAAGGCCCTCTGGAAGGCCATGGACCGGGTCGGCGCCGGGTCGCTGCCGGATTGGCAGGCGCACCAGGCCGAACTCGCCGATGGCCAGGGCGCGGTCTCCTCCTACATCGCCACGCTCCACAATCCGGCCACCAACCGCAAGTACACCCTGGCCGGCAACTCCAAGCTGCCCCGCTCCGTGGACCACGAGCTCCAGATGTGGGGGTGCGTGGCCTGCAACTTCTGCGTCACAGTCTGCCCCAACGACGCCTTCTTCCGGATTCCCACCCCCGATGAGCTGGATGCCACCGGCCTCCAGCAGTACCTGGTGCTCACCGAACTGTGCAACGAGTGCGGCAACTGCATGGTGTTCTGCCCCGAGATCGGCGACCCGGCGGTGATCAAGCCGCGGCTGTTCATCGACCCGGACCGCTTCGAGGCCGAGACGGACCAGGCGTTCCTCATCCACCAGGACCCGGACGGATACTGGGTGCAGCCCAACGCGGCGGCGGCCGACCACACCGGCGATCTGCTCCTCCTGCTCAACGGCGAGGAGGGCTTCGTGCTCCCACCCTCCGCCAAGCCCTGGACCGAGGATCCGGAGCGGGCCGACCTCTACCAGACGGAGCAGCCGGCTTGA
- a CDS encoding amidohydrolase family protein: MTTTPGMVCAHHHLYSTLTRGMPAPPETATSFLGILEQIWWRLDTALDLEMIRWSAMLGALEALESGTTGIVDHHESPNAIEGSLSVIEEACREVGVRVRACYGVTDRHGPDGARRGLEENRRYLSEGGSGMVGIHAAFTCEPETLEKAAALARELGVGVHVHVAEGPEDADCVRHLSGLTEDNWLLAHCVHLPDDHGLRGTVLHQPRSNLNNSVGYANPARFANPVALGTDGIGANMIDTFRLAYVMQRSVDVTATPDTAWGWLENGWNLIPEARSDRVTWSYDPMDPWHIAFTPSIRPIEVEVEGEIIFKDGTPTRVDAAEIRAKAREQAARLHARL, translated from the coding sequence GTGACCACCACGCCCGGGATGGTGTGTGCACACCACCATCTGTACTCCACCCTGACGAGAGGGATGCCGGCGCCCCCGGAGACGGCCACGAGCTTCCTGGGGATCCTCGAGCAGATCTGGTGGAGGCTCGACACGGCCCTCGACCTGGAGATGATCCGCTGGTCGGCCATGCTGGGGGCTCTCGAAGCACTGGAGTCGGGCACGACCGGGATCGTGGACCATCATGAGTCTCCCAACGCCATCGAGGGAAGCCTCTCCGTGATCGAGGAGGCCTGCCGGGAGGTGGGGGTGCGGGTGCGGGCCTGCTACGGAGTCACCGACCGGCACGGGCCGGATGGCGCCCGGCGCGGCCTCGAGGAGAACCGCCGCTACCTGAGCGAGGGCGGGAGCGGGATGGTGGGTATCCACGCCGCGTTCACCTGCGAGCCCGAGACGCTGGAGAAGGCGGCCGCGCTGGCCCGGGAGTTGGGCGTGGGTGTTCACGTCCATGTGGCCGAGGGCCCGGAGGACGCTGACTGCGTGCGGCATCTGTCGGGGCTGACTGAAGACAACTGGTTGCTGGCCCATTGCGTCCATCTCCCCGACGACCACGGGCTCCGGGGCACGGTCCTCCATCAACCACGCTCCAACCTGAACAACTCGGTGGGCTATGCCAACCCGGCCCGCTTCGCCAACCCGGTGGCGCTGGGCACTGACGGGATCGGCGCCAACATGATCGACACCTTCCGCCTCGCCTACGTGATGCAGCGCTCGGTGGATGTGACCGCCACCCCGGACACGGCGTGGGGATGGCTGGAGAACGGATGGAACCTGATCCCCGAAGCCAGGAGCGACCGGGTCACCTGGAGCTACGACCCGATGGACCCGTGGCACATCGCCTTCACCCCGAGTATCCGCCCAATTGAAGTTGAAGTAGAAGGTGAAATCATCTTCAAGGACGGCACCCCTACCCGAGTGGACGCCGCCGAGATCCGCGCCAAGGCGCGGGAGCAGGCAGCCCGATTGCACGCCCGCCTATGA
- a CDS encoding molybdopterin-dependent oxidoreductase, producing the protein MTLIAERTIDFTLNGRAVSVRADHPHLLSALREELDVTSVKDGCAPSGQCGCCTVLVNGRAFVACVLALEKIEGKEVVTLEGFDPAERDRLASAFAATGALQCGFCTPGIVVRAKALIDQKGAGLTRKVAAGRLGAHLCRCTGYTKIFDAIDMLARGDIPPLETPSGIGKAGIKYEGYELALGDRDYIDDMRLDGMLHAALRLTDHARADVVRIDTSRALAMPGVEAVFTAADVPGELKVGLIHKDWPVLIPEGGRTSYYGDVLAVVVAVDRMTAREAAEAVDVEYRVLRPFTDPAEAVASSEDAVWGLEGNVLSTSKYARGDFDSAYRASAHQVHETFITQRVEHAFLEPESTLVVPAGNGRLMLYSGGQGVWDDRDQVASVLGIDPSLVTAELVSNGGAFGGKEDMANQAQTALAAHLLGRPVKCTLSREESLRIHAKRHPIRIELWAGCDENGRLTALKARMLGDSGAYASVGMKVLERAAGHASGPYIVPNIDVEAVAARTNNPICGAFRGFGANQAQFAMEGVMDRLAHSVGISGWEMRSRNVVEPGALWGPGQIMDDGCRGARQSLDAVKPHYDAARAAGKAVGVGLGLKNSGLGNGFKEIAGAVVRFTRNGAVEVRHCWTEMGQGIHTVAQQVAAEELGIDPKRIRVIVDTSRELGAGQTTGSRGTLMGAGAVRSACRAADAGGRLPDVDYHGEYRVDWTNSLKEKVENPIIHSAFGYAAQLVIADRRTGKIERVVAAHDVGRAINPILCEGQIEGSVHMGLGYALSEDFPADEEGRPTNMTLRSLGIIRPKDMPDVEVILVEVPQPKAPYGIKGVGEIGLVPTAGAVAAAFHDIDGEWRNHLPMNIHHQAAKT; encoded by the coding sequence ATGACCCTGATCGCAGAGAGGACCATCGACTTCACTCTCAACGGCCGGGCCGTCTCCGTCCGCGCCGACCATCCCCACCTGCTGTCTGCCCTTCGCGAGGAGCTCGACGTCACATCGGTCAAGGACGGCTGCGCGCCCTCGGGCCAGTGCGGGTGCTGCACCGTCCTGGTCAACGGACGCGCCTTCGTGGCCTGCGTGCTGGCGCTGGAGAAGATCGAGGGCAAGGAAGTGGTCACCCTCGAAGGGTTCGACCCGGCGGAGCGGGACCGCCTTGCGTCCGCCTTCGCCGCCACCGGCGCCCTCCAGTGCGGGTTCTGCACCCCCGGGATCGTGGTGCGCGCGAAGGCGTTGATCGATCAGAAGGGTGCGGGACTGACCCGGAAGGTCGCGGCCGGCCGGCTCGGCGCCCACCTGTGCCGGTGCACCGGCTACACCAAGATCTTCGACGCCATCGACATGCTGGCCCGGGGCGACATCCCCCCGCTCGAGACCCCTTCCGGAATCGGGAAGGCCGGCATCAAGTACGAGGGCTACGAGCTGGCCCTCGGCGACCGCGACTACATCGACGACATGCGCCTGGACGGGATGCTCCACGCCGCGCTCCGGTTGACCGACCACGCCCGGGCCGACGTGGTGCGGATCGACACGAGCCGGGCATTGGCCATGCCCGGCGTGGAAGCCGTCTTCACCGCCGCCGACGTTCCGGGCGAGCTGAAGGTGGGCCTGATCCACAAGGACTGGCCGGTCCTGATCCCCGAGGGCGGTCGCACCTCCTACTACGGCGACGTCCTGGCCGTGGTGGTGGCGGTGGACCGGATGACAGCCCGTGAGGCCGCCGAGGCGGTCGACGTGGAATACCGGGTGCTCAGGCCCTTCACCGACCCGGCCGAAGCGGTGGCCTCCTCGGAGGACGCGGTCTGGGGTCTGGAAGGCAACGTCCTCTCCACGTCCAAGTATGCCCGCGGCGACTTCGACTCCGCCTACCGGGCGTCCGCCCACCAGGTGCACGAGACGTTCATCACCCAGCGGGTGGAACACGCCTTCCTGGAACCCGAGTCGACGCTGGTGGTACCGGCCGGCAACGGCCGGCTCATGCTCTATTCCGGCGGCCAGGGTGTCTGGGACGACCGAGACCAGGTGGCCTCGGTGCTCGGCATCGATCCATCCCTGGTAACGGCCGAGCTGGTGTCGAATGGCGGGGCGTTCGGCGGCAAGGAGGACATGGCCAACCAGGCGCAGACGGCTCTGGCCGCCCACCTACTGGGCCGCCCGGTCAAGTGCACCCTGTCGAGGGAGGAGTCGCTCCGGATCCATGCCAAGCGGCATCCGATCCGGATCGAGCTGTGGGCCGGATGTGACGAGAACGGCAGGCTGACCGCCCTCAAGGCCCGGATGCTGGGCGATTCGGGCGCCTACGCCTCGGTGGGCATGAAGGTGCTGGAGCGGGCCGCCGGGCACGCCAGCGGCCCCTACATCGTGCCCAACATCGACGTCGAGGCAGTGGCCGCCCGCACCAACAACCCCATCTGCGGCGCCTTCCGGGGCTTCGGCGCCAACCAGGCCCAGTTCGCCATGGAGGGCGTGATGGATCGTCTGGCGCATTCGGTGGGGATCTCGGGTTGGGAGATGCGGAGCCGCAACGTCGTGGAACCCGGCGCGCTCTGGGGTCCCGGCCAGATCATGGACGACGGCTGCCGGGGCGCTCGCCAGTCACTGGACGCGGTCAAGCCCCATTACGACGCCGCTCGCGCCGCGGGTAAGGCCGTGGGAGTGGGCCTCGGGCTCAAGAACAGCGGCCTCGGTAACGGCTTCAAGGAGATCGCCGGAGCGGTGGTGCGGTTCACCAGGAACGGCGCCGTCGAGGTTCGCCACTGCTGGACCGAGATGGGCCAGGGGATCCATACGGTGGCCCAACAGGTCGCGGCGGAGGAACTGGGGATCGACCCGAAGCGGATCCGGGTGATAGTGGACACCAGCCGGGAACTCGGCGCCGGCCAGACCACCGGATCTCGGGGCACCCTGATGGGCGCCGGAGCGGTCAGGTCCGCCTGCCGGGCCGCAGACGCCGGCGGACGGCTCCCGGATGTCGACTACCACGGCGAGTACCGCGTGGACTGGACCAATTCGCTCAAGGAGAAGGTCGAGAACCCGATCATCCACTCCGCCTTCGGGTACGCGGCGCAACTGGTGATCGCTGACCGCCGCACCGGCAAGATCGAACGGGTGGTCGCGGCCCACGACGTAGGTCGGGCCATCAACCCGATCCTGTGCGAGGGCCAGATCGAAGGCTCGGTCCACATGGGCCTCGGATACGCGCTCAGCGAGGATTTCCCCGCCGACGAGGAGGGCCGACCCACCAACATGACGCTGCGGAGCCTGGGCATCATCAGGCCGAAGGACATGCCGGATGTCGAGGTCATCCTGGTGGAGGTCCCGCAGCCGAAGGCGCCGTACGGGATCAAGGGAGTCGGCGAGATCGGCCTGGTGCCGACCGCCGGCGCGGTGGCCGCCGCCTTCCACGATATCGACGGGGAGTGGAGGAACCATCTGCCGATGAACATCCACCACCAGGCCGCGAAGACGTGA
- a CDS encoding thiamine-binding protein has protein sequence MLARAEFTVEPFTEGRQGPHVQAAIEALAPLSPDIGPFGTAVEGDLDVVLDRAAAGIRAAMEAGATRVAVTMTVTP, from the coding sequence GTGCTTGCCCGAGCCGAGTTCACTGTGGAGCCTTTCACCGAGGGCAGGCAGGGTCCCCACGTCCAGGCGGCCATAGAGGCGCTCGCTCCGTTGTCGCCTGACATAGGCCCGTTCGGAACCGCTGTCGAGGGCGACCTTGACGTGGTGCTCGACAGGGCGGCCGCGGGTATCAGGGCGGCGATGGAGGCCGGGGCCACCCGGGTGGCGGTGACCATGACGGTCACTCCATGA
- a CDS encoding helix-turn-helix domain-containing protein, which translates to MREEHPLLEAVRPLVEAMGAEIVDPNGTDGDCIPLEWEGETVAAVRVLTLHDALDHLVAQVEGELGGRLDELGRVQKQVAVRLLDERGAFRLRRSINEVADVMGVSRITIYNYLNSIRGE; encoded by the coding sequence ATGAGGGAGGAGCACCCCCTGCTCGAGGCGGTCCGGCCCCTGGTCGAGGCGATGGGGGCCGAGATCGTCGACCCGAACGGGACCGACGGCGACTGCATACCCCTCGAGTGGGAGGGGGAAACGGTGGCGGCGGTACGCGTCCTGACCCTCCACGACGCCCTGGATCACCTGGTCGCCCAGGTGGAAGGGGAGTTGGGCGGAAGGCTGGACGAGCTGGGACGGGTTCAGAAGCAGGTGGCGGTCCGGCTGCTGGACGAGCGCGGGGCCTTCCGGCTCCGCCGCTCGATCAACGAGGTGGCTGACGTGATGGGGGTGAGCCGCATCACCATCTACAACTACCTGAACTCGATCCGGGGCGAGTAG
- a CDS encoding cytochrome c, producing the protein MRKRILGAAAAVALAAVMAACGGSELPEDATGQEIYVQMCARCHGSDLRGGTGVALVGEGAGSIDKPERYFVQSIYAGIGSMPAFRRTLSDDQILRVARYIMRQQGR; encoded by the coding sequence GTGCGAAAGCGCATCCTCGGCGCGGCCGCCGCCGTCGCCTTGGCGGCGGTGATGGCGGCGTGCGGAGGCTCGGAGTTGCCCGAGGACGCCACCGGACAGGAGATCTACGTCCAGATGTGCGCCCGCTGCCACGGTTCGGACCTGCGGGGCGGAACCGGCGTGGCTCTCGTGGGCGAGGGCGCCGGATCGATCGACAAGCCCGAGCGCTACTTCGTCCAGTCCATCTACGCCGGGATCGGGAGTATGCCCGCCTTCCGGCGTACCCTCTCGGACGACCAGATCCTCCGCGTGGCCCGATACATCATGCGACAGCAGGGCAGGTAG